The following are encoded together in the Petrotoga olearia DSM 13574 genome:
- the rplL gene encoding 50S ribosomal protein L7/L12: MTKEELINEIKNMTVGELAELVKALEDEFGVSAAAPVMAAVPGAAGVSPAQQEEEKTDFDVVLKSFGDKKIGVIKVVREITNLGLKEAKDLVEKAGTPDAVIKEGAPKEEAEEIKKKLEEAGAEVELK, translated from the coding sequence ATGACAAAAGAGGAACTTATAAACGAAATTAAAAATATGACCGTAGGAGAATTAGCTGAATTAGTAAAAGCGCTCGAAGATGAATTTGGAGTTTCCGCAGCGGCCCCTGTAATGGCAGCAGTACCAGGTGCAGCAGGCGTTTCTCCAGCGCAACAGGAAGAAGAAAAAACAGATTTTGATGTTGTTTTGAAAAGTTTCGGAGACAAAAAGATTGGCGTAATAAAAGTAGTAAGAGAAATCACAAATCTAGGTCTTAAAGAAGCTAAAGATCTCGTTGAAAAAGCTGGAACTCCTGATGCAGTAATAAAAGAAGGTGCTCCAAAAGAAGAAGCAGAAGAAATAAAGAAAAAACTTGAAGAAGCGGGAGCCGAAGTAGAATTAAAATAA
- the rplJ gene encoding 50S ribosomal protein L10 has translation MLTKERKKSLIDDFIHALESSPAILFVDFTGMSVTETNDFRLELYKNFGKDVVYTVYRTSLLKTAVKLADKKLEEFEKFFEGSTGVIHAEESDPIEVLKAVKKFSNSHNNKPFIKGGVLEGKIFDSVQAEEYAKLPSKQELYATVVRSLNNPISGLVNALSDNLRKLVFVFNAIKEKK, from the coding sequence TTGTTAACTAAAGAACGCAAAAAGTCTTTAATAGACGACTTTATTCATGCCTTAGAGTCCTCTCCTGCTATTTTGTTTGTTGATTTTACCGGGATGTCAGTGACAGAGACTAACGACTTCAGATTAGAACTATATAAAAACTTTGGAAAGGATGTTGTCTATACCGTTTATCGAACTTCTTTATTAAAGACGGCGGTTAAATTAGCAGATAAGAAATTGGAAGAATTTGAAAAATTTTTTGAAGGGAGTACGGGGGTTATACACGCTGAGGAATCAGACCCCATTGAAGTTTTAAAGGCAGTAAAGAAATTTTCCAATTCTCACAATAATAAACCTTTTATTAAAGGTGGGGTTTTGGAAGGAAAGATTTTTGATTCAGTTCAAGCTGAAGAGTATGCAAAACTACCGTCGAAGCAGGAACTTTACGCCACTGTTGTTAGATCTCTTAATAATCCTATTTCTGGTTTGGTAAATGCTTTATCTGATAATTTGAGGAAATTAGTATTCGTGTTTAACGCTATTAAGGAAAAAAAATAA
- the rplA gene encoding 50S ribosomal protein L1, which produces MPKHGKKYREVIKLVDRQKNYSIDEALDLVKKTSYTKFDGTVELHALLGIDPKKGDQNVRGTISLPKGTGKNVRVLVFAEGEKADQARQAGADFVGSDDLIDRINNEGWTDFDVAIASPDIMRKIGRLGKVLGPRGLMPSPKAGTVTDDVAQAVKEFKAGKVEFRNDRTGNIHIPIGKVSFDKMDLQENLIAAFEQLMKMKPENSKGKFIRKATIAATMGPGINIDLNTLSLASVA; this is translated from the coding sequence ATGCCAAAACACGGGAAAAAGTATAGAGAAGTGATAAAACTTGTTGATAGGCAGAAAAATTACAGTATTGATGAAGCGCTGGATTTAGTTAAAAAAACTTCATACACAAAGTTCGACGGTACTGTGGAACTTCATGCGCTTTTGGGAATAGATCCTAAAAAAGGAGATCAAAACGTTAGAGGTACGATTTCTTTGCCCAAAGGAACTGGTAAAAATGTAAGAGTTTTAGTTTTTGCAGAAGGAGAAAAGGCTGATCAGGCTAGGCAAGCGGGTGCTGATTTTGTTGGCTCGGATGACCTAATAGATAGAATAAACAATGAAGGCTGGACTGATTTTGATGTAGCAATTGCTTCCCCTGATATAATGAGAAAGATAGGTAGACTTGGTAAAGTATTAGGTCCACGAGGTCTTATGCCTTCTCCAAAAGCAGGAACGGTAACCGATGATGTTGCTCAAGCGGTTAAAGAGTTTAAAGCCGGTAAGGTGGAATTTAGAAATGACAGAACAGGAAACATACACATCCCTATTGGGAAGGTTTCTTTTGATAAAATGGACTTACAAGAAAATTTAATTGCTGCTTTTGAACAATTAATGAAGATGAAACCCGAAAATTCAAAGGGAAAATTTATTCGAAAAGCTACGATTGCTGCAACAATGGGGCCAGGGATCAATATTGATTTAAATACTCTATCTTTAGCATCTGTTGCTTAA
- the rplK gene encoding 50S ribosomal protein L11, with translation MAKKLLRVVKLQLEAGKATPAPPVGPALGQYGVNLMEFCKKFNAATADQAGTLLPVEISVFEDRSFTFIVKTPPASFLVKKAAGIKSAAKEPGKEVVAKIKRKQLREIAEMKMKDLNAKDLDAATKIIAGTARSMGIEIED, from the coding sequence ATGGCAAAAAAGCTTTTGAGGGTTGTTAAATTACAATTGGAAGCCGGCAAAGCGACACCCGCTCCACCTGTAGGTCCTGCACTGGGGCAATATGGTGTAAACTTGATGGAATTTTGTAAGAAGTTCAATGCAGCAACTGCAGATCAGGCAGGAACATTATTGCCGGTAGAAATATCTGTTTTTGAAGATAGGTCTTTCACGTTTATAGTTAAAACTCCTCCCGCTTCTTTTTTAGTAAAAAAAGCCGCAGGTATCAAATCAGCTGCTAAGGAACCTGGCAAAGAAGTTGTTGCCAAAATTAAGAGGAAACAGCTTCGTGAAATTGCAGAAATGAAGATGAAAGATCTGAACGCTAAGGATTTAGATGCAGCAACAAAGATTATTGCTGGAACTGCTAGGAGTATGGGAATAGAAATTGAAGATTAA
- a CDS encoding transcription termination/antitermination NusG family protein: MRKEWYVLQVYSGMENKVKEALEERMKNLGYEKYFGKIIIPEVDELNYSNRRVQKIYIEKEAQVLVKKGKDVKKGDILAREPEIFAKSSGKIVDIKNFRKIIVETEGKKYSKTFLIPESAGLLGGLKSGKKVRSDTPFSKNLEYKSDVDGEIVSVEKVKRVVIENESKENDIYLLPRETFIHEKFKVGSKIQIGDKLCEPKEYKAKFSGRIDIRETPFHKEIKIIKTKKKNLFPGYVFVEMMYNKETEKLVNNLPYVSTILNIGGKPVKLNKNEVRVVLRLMGEEAYQKRQVREIRTDFEVGEHVKIINGPFEYFTGKIKDYDLEKQEVQVVVTMFGRETTVTLSLGEIEKIID; the protein is encoded by the coding sequence ATGCGAAAAGAATGGTATGTTCTTCAAGTTTATTCTGGAATGGAAAATAAAGTAAAAGAAGCTCTCGAAGAGAGAATGAAAAATTTAGGGTATGAAAAGTATTTTGGAAAAATAATAATACCTGAAGTTGATGAGTTGAATTATAGTAATAGAAGGGTACAGAAAATCTATATCGAAAAAGAGGCTCAGGTGCTTGTTAAAAAAGGTAAGGATGTAAAGAAGGGAGATATTTTAGCAAGAGAACCAGAAATATTTGCAAAATCTTCCGGAAAGATAGTTGATATAAAAAATTTCCGAAAAATCATAGTTGAGACAGAAGGAAAAAAATATTCAAAGACTTTTTTAATACCAGAAAGCGCTGGTTTATTAGGCGGATTAAAGTCTGGGAAAAAAGTGAGATCAGATACACCGTTTAGTAAAAATCTTGAATATAAAAGTGATGTTGACGGAGAAATTGTCTCTGTTGAAAAGGTTAAAAGAGTAGTTATTGAAAACGAATCGAAAGAAAACGATATTTATTTATTGCCTCGAGAAACCTTTATCCATGAGAAATTTAAAGTAGGAAGTAAAATTCAAATAGGTGATAAATTATGTGAACCTAAAGAGTACAAAGCAAAATTTTCTGGAAGAATCGATATTAGAGAGACTCCTTTTCACAAAGAGATAAAGATTATAAAAACAAAAAAGAAAAATTTATTTCCGGGTTATGTTTTTGTTGAAATGATGTATAATAAAGAAACCGAAAAATTGGTTAACAATTTACCTTATGTATCTACTATTTTGAACATAGGTGGGAAACCTGTAAAATTGAATAAAAATGAGGTAAGGGTTGTTCTAAGATTAATGGGTGAAGAAGCTTACCAGAAGAGGCAAGTTAGGGAGATTAGAACTGATTTTGAAGTAGGAGAGCATGTCAAGATTATAAATGGTCCTTTTGAATATTTTACAGGTAAAATTAAGGACTATGATTTGGAAAAACAAGAAGTGCAAGTTGTAGTGACTATGTTTGGGCGTGAAACTACAGTGACACTATCTTTGGGAGAAATTGAAAAGATCATTGATTAA
- the secE gene encoding preprotein translocase subunit SecE, whose product MSKFWIFLTSVWQEAKKINWPTRKELLNSTLVVLIVIAIFTVYLFAVDFGLLQLFSWLVYPVFLRGSGVPSR is encoded by the coding sequence ATGTCTAAATTTTGGATTTTTTTAACTTCCGTTTGGCAAGAAGCAAAAAAAATTAATTGGCCCACTAGAAAAGAGTTGTTAAATTCAACGTTGGTTGTGTTGATTGTTATAGCAATTTTTACTGTGTATCTTTTTGCTGTGGATTTTGGACTTTTGCAACTATTCTCATGGTTGGTTTATCCTGTTTTCTTAAGAGGAAGTGGAGTACCTTCTAGATAA
- the rpmG gene encoding 50S ribosomal protein L33: MAAKTQIIKFSMKCTECNNRNYYKKKNRNYKEKIELKKYCPHCRKHTLHVEAKI; the protein is encoded by the coding sequence TTGGCTGCTAAGACTCAAATTATAAAGTTTTCGATGAAATGTACAGAATGTAATAATAGAAATTACTATAAAAAGAAAAATAGGAATTACAAAGAAAAAATTGAACTAAAAAAATACTGTCCTCATTGTAGAAAACATACTCTTCATGTTGAAGCAAAAATTTAA
- a CDS encoding ATP-dependent Clp protease ATP-binding subunit yields the protein MFDNFTERAAKVFIEAQNEAKQMGHPYVGTEHILLGLLKVGGGHLDTVFEEFNLYYNSIKMEITNVVGTNSTQGIIGSPQPTPRAKRILELAYDESELMGFSKIDAEHLLLGICREAEGIASHILKRSGINLTLMRKELTDMMIKGRSTGKMEIAKTEELEERKRQKQNALKQLEEYGTDLTAQAANHKLDPIIGREVEINRIMEILARRKKNNPVLIGEAGVGKSAIVEGLAQRIVEGQVPEILKSKTIFSLDITSIVAGTKYRGEFEKRMKKLMQILQKTEDIILFIDELHMIVEAGAAEGSSMDAANVLKPALANGEITVIGSTTSNEYRKFIEKDPALERRFQKIYVTEPTIEETINILSGIKNKYEEHHKVKYQHSAIQSAVQLSVRYITDRHLPDKAIDVIDEAGAKARLSALTLPHKLKIQSEKIADFESKRNDSNIKENIEEKIKNMKEKYEEEYSKWRTEAENRIIQINEENIAEIISNWTGVPLRQLRLEEMEKLLNLEAVLHERVVGQDEAIKSVAKAIRRARSGLKDPRRPTGVFMFLGPTGVGKTELAKTLAAYLFGNETHLVRIDMSEYMEKFSISRLVGAPPGYVGYDEGGQLTEIVRRRPYSVILLDEIEKAHVDVFNILLQIMDEGRLTDSQGRTVDFRNTIIIMTSNLGSEQINKTKRNLGFVEEGTVESEYKDIKQEVMSAVKKAFKPEFINRLDDVIVFHPLTKNQLKDIISIQLSDLKSRLEERNLILSVKESAIDFLLEKGYDSVFGARPLKRAIQRYIEDPLSEELLKGKYEEGDKILVTHQKGKENLSFRRSPKSKKPMEKKVVNS from the coding sequence ATGTTTGATAATTTCACAGAAAGAGCTGCAAAAGTTTTTATTGAGGCTCAAAATGAAGCAAAACAGATGGGGCATCCCTATGTTGGAACAGAACACATATTATTGGGGCTGTTAAAAGTTGGAGGAGGTCATTTAGATACCGTATTTGAGGAATTTAATTTGTACTATAATTCTATAAAGATGGAAATAACAAATGTTGTTGGTACGAATTCAACTCAAGGAATAATAGGTTCTCCACAACCCACCCCAAGGGCAAAAAGAATACTAGAGTTGGCATATGATGAATCTGAACTTATGGGATTCAGTAAAATAGACGCCGAACATCTTCTTTTAGGTATTTGTAGAGAAGCAGAGGGAATAGCTTCTCATATATTGAAACGTTCTGGAATAAATCTGACTTTGATGAGAAAAGAATTGACAGATATGATGATAAAAGGCAGATCAACCGGAAAAATGGAGATTGCTAAAACAGAAGAGTTAGAGGAGAGAAAACGTCAAAAACAAAATGCACTTAAGCAACTCGAAGAATATGGAACTGATTTAACCGCACAAGCTGCGAATCATAAATTGGATCCTATAATTGGAAGGGAAGTAGAAATAAATCGAATAATGGAAATATTGGCTAGACGAAAAAAGAATAATCCTGTTTTGATAGGTGAGGCAGGAGTAGGTAAAAGTGCTATAGTCGAAGGTTTGGCTCAAAGAATTGTTGAAGGCCAAGTACCAGAGATATTAAAAAGCAAAACTATTTTTTCCTTGGATATCACCTCAATAGTAGCTGGGACAAAATATAGAGGTGAATTCGAAAAAAGAATGAAAAAATTGATGCAAATATTGCAAAAAACCGAAGATATTATCCTTTTTATCGACGAATTACATATGATTGTAGAAGCAGGGGCGGCAGAAGGGTCTTCTATGGATGCTGCAAACGTATTAAAACCGGCCTTAGCAAATGGAGAAATTACGGTAATCGGTTCTACAACATCAAATGAGTACAGGAAATTCATTGAAAAGGATCCTGCTCTTGAAAGACGTTTCCAAAAGATATATGTAACCGAACCAACTATTGAAGAGACCATAAATATCTTATCTGGAATAAAAAACAAATACGAAGAACATCACAAAGTTAAATATCAACATTCTGCAATTCAATCAGCTGTACAGCTTTCGGTAAGGTACATTACAGATAGACACCTGCCAGATAAAGCCATAGATGTTATTGATGAAGCTGGAGCTAAAGCACGTTTAAGCGCTCTAACACTTCCACATAAACTAAAAATTCAATCTGAAAAGATTGCAGATTTTGAAAGTAAAAGAAATGATTCCAATATTAAAGAAAACATTGAAGAAAAGATAAAAAACATGAAAGAAAAATACGAAGAAGAATACTCGAAATGGAGAACTGAAGCTGAAAATAGAATAATTCAAATAAATGAAGAGAATATAGCAGAAATAATATCCAATTGGACCGGTGTTCCTTTAAGACAGTTGCGCCTGGAAGAGATGGAGAAATTATTGAATTTAGAAGCGGTATTACACGAGCGAGTAGTAGGACAGGATGAAGCTATAAAATCAGTTGCAAAAGCTATAAGAAGGGCACGAAGCGGATTAAAAGATCCAAGAAGGCCAACAGGCGTATTTATGTTTTTAGGACCAACTGGCGTTGGAAAAACTGAACTAGCAAAGACTTTGGCAGCTTATCTCTTTGGAAACGAAACACACTTAGTGAGAATTGATATGAGTGAATACATGGAAAAATTCAGTATCTCCAGACTCGTGGGAGCCCCTCCCGGATATGTCGGTTACGATGAAGGTGGACAGTTGACAGAAATTGTAAGAAGAAGACCTTATTCGGTAATTTTACTAGACGAAATTGAAAAAGCACATGTAGATGTATTCAATATTCTGTTGCAAATAATGGATGAAGGGAGATTGACAGATTCTCAAGGAAGAACCGTTGACTTTAGAAACACAATAATTATTATGACTTCTAACCTTGGATCTGAACAAATCAACAAAACTAAAAGAAACTTGGGTTTTGTTGAAGAAGGAACAGTAGAAAGCGAATACAAAGATATCAAGCAGGAAGTAATGTCTGCAGTGAAGAAAGCGTTCAAACCCGAATTCATTAATAGATTAGATGATGTTATTGTATTTCATCCCCTTACGAAAAATCAACTTAAAGATATTATATCTATTCAGCTAAGCGACCTGAAAAGCAGGTTAGAAGAAAGAAATCTTATATTATCCGTTAAAGAAAGTGCTATCGATTTCTTACTAGAAAAGGGGTATGATTCTGTTTTTGGAGCAAGACCGTTGAAGAGAGCTATACAGAGATATATTGAAGATCCTTTGTCAGAAGAATTATTAAAGGGAAAATATGAAGAAGGAGATAAAATATTAGTAACTCATCAAAAAGGTAAAGAAAATCTTTCTTTCAGAAGAAGTCCGAAAAGTAAAAAACCAATGGAAAAGAAAGTGGTCAATAGTTGA
- the radA gene encoding DNA repair protein RadA, with product MRKSESHYVCNNCGYESDKWFAKCPMCNELESAVEYNTADVTINTGNLKVPDIVFLDQELPPAKKIPTNFQEIDSVLNGGLVEGAVYLLSGDPGIGKSTLMAQIANSIQATEGFAFYVSGEESTEQVVQRFNRLEIKNKNIGLIFENNVDVILKAMEKSNITPSVIFIDSVQTLKIDSIDSSPGSILQVRESTRKMVEYAKKKNIPIVLVGHVNKEGAIAGPKVLEHMVDCVLQMELEGGSGLRLLKVTKNRYGPTDEVVLFEITQKGLKPIDNINSFFLSDYSNESGNTLTIVKVGQKLLPIEIQALVSNPVYGSPRRVTSGIPLDRLLMIIAVLSKKLKLPLESKDIFVSSSGGLRINDSSMDVAIALSLISSIFDAPLSFSTIAFGEIGLDGRIRGIPLLEKRLELSQKIGFNNIVIPKKLSTRKNSIVFAESVKDLIKLFKKGG from the coding sequence TTGAGAAAATCTGAAAGCCACTATGTATGTAATAATTGTGGATATGAATCTGATAAATGGTTCGCAAAATGCCCTATGTGTAATGAATTAGAGTCCGCGGTAGAATATAATACCGCGGATGTTACTATTAATACTGGAAACCTTAAAGTCCCCGATATAGTCTTTCTCGATCAAGAGCTTCCACCAGCAAAAAAAATCCCAACTAATTTTCAAGAAATTGATAGCGTTTTAAACGGTGGGTTGGTTGAAGGTGCGGTTTATTTGCTGAGTGGAGACCCTGGTATTGGAAAAAGCACCTTAATGGCACAAATCGCAAATTCTATTCAAGCAACTGAAGGATTCGCCTTCTACGTTTCCGGTGAAGAATCCACAGAACAAGTTGTTCAAAGATTTAATCGGCTAGAAATAAAAAATAAAAATATAGGATTAATATTTGAAAATAATGTGGACGTTATACTTAAGGCTATGGAAAAGTCTAATATAACACCTTCTGTTATTTTTATAGATTCTGTTCAGACCTTAAAAATAGACAGTATTGATTCCTCCCCTGGTAGTATTCTCCAAGTAAGGGAAAGTACTAGAAAGATGGTGGAATACGCTAAGAAAAAGAATATCCCTATAGTCCTAGTAGGGCACGTAAACAAAGAAGGAGCTATTGCCGGCCCTAAAGTGTTAGAACATATGGTAGATTGTGTTCTTCAAATGGAATTAGAAGGCGGATCTGGATTAAGACTTTTGAAAGTAACCAAAAATCGATACGGCCCCACAGACGAAGTTGTTTTATTTGAAATAACCCAAAAAGGTTTAAAACCTATTGATAATATAAATTCTTTTTTCTTGTCTGATTATTCAAATGAGTCAGGAAACACATTAACCATAGTGAAAGTTGGCCAAAAATTGCTCCCTATAGAAATTCAGGCTTTAGTAAGCAACCCAGTGTATGGGTCCCCCAGAAGGGTTACTTCAGGTATTCCTTTAGATAGGCTTTTAATGATAATTGCAGTACTTTCCAAGAAATTGAAACTTCCTTTGGAAAGTAAAGATATATTTGTCAGTAGTTCAGGAGGGCTAAGAATCAATGACAGTTCAATGGATGTTGCTATAGCTTTATCTTTAATCTCCTCAATATTCGATGCACCTCTTTCTTTTTCGACAATAGCATTTGGAGAAATAGGTTTAGATGGAAGAATAAGGGGTATTCCTCTTTTAGAAAAAAGATTAGAGCTTTCACAGAAAATTGGCTTTAACAATATAGTTATTCCAAAAAAACTTTCTACCAGAAAAAATTCTATTGTATTTGCAGAAAGTGTAAAAGATTTGATAAAATTATTTAAAAAAGGGGGATAA
- the disA gene encoding DNA integrity scanning diadenylate cyclase DisA, with protein sequence MNEKLERIFDLLAPGKPIRKGIDRIMEANLGALLFFCSQPEKYLKEGLIHLGFRLDSDFLPEKIYELSKMDGAIVLNYDGTKILAANTQLNPDKNIPSSETGMRHKTAEKVSIQTGDLTVAVSKRRNIVSVYYNKIKYELLPENVLFARLNQEITIAQRYRQNFMNLLDYLNIEEARGNVSLSDVVEILSKGLLTIKIVQKAEKYLLELGEIAGSAKLEYEEILRTIPKDVGAVIMDYSSENLKYQKPEDATDIFKELDVNDLVDPFTIAKTLGYIDVSSEDDLEETTLTSRGYRILYSTRLPTTAVKKVVESFKNLQELMNATFEELTNVSGIGKRRAEIILGALNKKKREKEELEQESPQVIINNDKEEANYRVSS encoded by the coding sequence TTGAATGAAAAATTAGAAAGAATTTTTGATTTGTTGGCCCCAGGAAAGCCTATTAGAAAAGGTATAGACAGAATAATGGAAGCAAACTTGGGAGCATTATTATTTTTTTGTTCACAACCCGAAAAGTATCTTAAAGAAGGATTAATACATTTAGGTTTTAGACTTGATTCGGATTTTTTGCCTGAAAAAATTTATGAACTCTCAAAAATGGATGGAGCCATCGTCTTAAATTATGATGGAACTAAGATTCTGGCAGCAAACACACAGCTTAACCCTGATAAGAACATTCCCAGTTCAGAAACCGGCATGAGACACAAAACTGCGGAAAAAGTGTCTATTCAAACGGGGGATTTAACCGTTGCAGTTTCCAAAAGAAGAAATATAGTTTCAGTGTATTATAATAAAATAAAATACGAACTTCTTCCTGAAAATGTCTTATTTGCTAGATTAAATCAAGAAATTACTATCGCACAAAGATACAGGCAAAATTTTATGAACCTTTTAGACTATCTAAACATTGAAGAGGCAAGAGGAAATGTGAGCCTTTCTGATGTTGTTGAGATACTCTCCAAAGGCTTGCTAACAATAAAAATTGTACAGAAAGCCGAAAAATATTTACTAGAATTAGGAGAAATCGCCGGAAGCGCAAAATTAGAATATGAAGAAATCTTAAGAACAATCCCCAAGGATGTGGGTGCTGTTATAATGGATTATAGCTCAGAAAATTTAAAGTATCAAAAACCTGAAGATGCCACAGATATATTCAAAGAATTAGATGTTAATGATTTAGTTGATCCCTTCACAATAGCAAAAACACTGGGCTATATTGATGTTTCATCTGAAGACGATTTGGAAGAAACAACTTTAACATCACGAGGTTATAGAATTCTTTATTCTACTAGGTTACCAACCACTGCTGTAAAAAAAGTTGTGGAAAGTTTTAAAAATCTTCAAGAATTAATGAATGCCACATTCGAAGAATTAACAAATGTAAGTGGAATAGGTAAAAGACGGGCGGAAATAATCTTGGGGGCGTTGAATAAAAAGAAAAGGGAAAAAGAAGAATTAGAACAGGAATCTCCTCAAGTGATAATAAATAATGATAAAGAAGAAGCTAATTATCGCGTTTCTAGTTAA
- the smpB gene encoding SsrA-binding protein SmpB: MTILARNKKATHDYEIIETFEAGISLLGTEVKSSKAGKINFKDSFCKIENGELILYNIHISPYSGASIFNHDPERPRKLLLHKKEIRRLQSKVKQEGLTIIPLEFYVNNKGLIKVKIALAKGLRKYDKREKIAEREYERRIRKQQKYENI; encoded by the coding sequence ATAACAATTCTTGCAAGAAACAAAAAGGCTACTCACGATTATGAAATAATAGAAACCTTCGAGGCAGGGATTTCTTTGTTGGGCACAGAAGTTAAATCCAGCAAAGCAGGAAAAATTAATTTCAAAGATAGTTTCTGCAAAATAGAAAACGGAGAATTAATTTTATACAATATTCACATTAGCCCTTATTCAGGGGCATCTATATTTAATCATGATCCAGAAAGGCCGAGGAAACTTTTACTTCATAAAAAAGAAATAAGGCGTTTGCAATCTAAAGTTAAACAGGAAGGTTTGACGATAATTCCTCTCGAATTCTATGTTAACAATAAAGGGCTAATAAAAGTTAAAATCGCTTTGGCTAAAGGGTTGCGAAAATACGATAAGCGTGAAAAGATTGCAGAAAGAGAGTATGAAAGGAGAATTAGAAAACAGCAAAAATATGAAAATATCTGA
- a CDS encoding ABC transporter ATP-binding protein produces MKGELENSKNMKISEKVPHAISIKGLTKRFGRTIAVDNVDLEINEGEIFGLIGPNGAGKSTIMKTISTLLNPSLGKVEILGKDLSKNKPSLRKVISLVSDYSVLENDLTPYENLKLFSLASNIEDSDKKINEFLHSFGLEKYKNKLTKNLSSGNKQKLNIARALLKSPKILLLDEPTNAIDVESSRFIRRYILNENIKNGTTIVITSHYLWEVEQLATSVGIIIDGKIVIKDNIENIYKRFDSIINIYELTFEEKDHEKILNYLKDLSDVLAIKPVSKEKLIIDSKDSTFTMDNFNVSIRKLRPTLEDIYSYIISTPNQP; encoded by the coding sequence ATGAAAGGAGAATTAGAAAACAGCAAAAATATGAAAATATCTGAAAAAGTTCCACATGCAATATCAATTAAAGGTTTAACAAAAAGGTTTGGAAGAACGATTGCGGTTGATAATGTTGATTTAGAAATTAACGAAGGAGAGATTTTTGGACTTATTGGTCCCAATGGTGCAGGCAAATCCACCATTATGAAGACTATTTCCACACTTTTAAACCCCTCACTAGGAAAGGTGGAAATACTTGGAAAAGACCTTTCAAAAAATAAGCCAAGCCTTAGAAAGGTGATCTCTTTAGTCTCTGATTATTCTGTATTGGAAAATGATTTAACTCCTTATGAAAATCTGAAATTGTTTTCTTTAGCTTCAAATATTGAAGATAGTGATAAAAAAATTAACGAATTTTTGCATAGTTTCGGCTTGGAAAAATATAAAAACAAATTAACCAAAAATCTCTCTTCTGGCAACAAACAGAAGTTGAATATTGCAAGAGCATTATTGAAATCCCCAAAAATACTTTTATTGGATGAACCTACGAATGCCATAGATGTAGAATCCTCAAGGTTTATAAGGCGTTATATATTAAACGAAAATATCAAGAATGGAACCACAATAGTAATAACATCCCATTATCTGTGGGAAGTTGAACAATTAGCTACAAGTGTTGGAATAATTATAGATGGAAAAATTGTTATAAAAGATAATATAGAAAATATTTACAAAAGATTCGATTCGATAATTAACATTTACGAACTCACTTTTGAAGAAAAAGACCATGAAAAAATATTAAACTATTTAAAAGATCTCTCTGATGTTTTGGCAATAAAACCCGTATCCAAAGAAAAATTAATAATTGATTCAAAAGATAGTACCTTTACAATGGATAATTTCAACGTCTCTATAAGAAAATTACGTCCAACTTTGGAAGACATATATTCTTATATAATATCCACCCCAAATCAACCATAG